One Halichoerus grypus chromosome 1, mHalGry1.hap1.1, whole genome shotgun sequence genomic region harbors:
- the MB21D2 gene encoding nucleotidyltransferase MB21D2 isoform X3: MLPRLSCSSLKPVFHMELAGMVQKLDQKLPVANEYLLLSGGVREGVVDLDLDELNVYARGTDYDMDFTLLVPALKLHDRNQPVTLDMRHSALCHSWLSLRLFDEGTISKWKDCCTIVDHINGATNYFFSPTKVADWFYDSISIVLSEIQKKPQRGMPKVEKVEKNGTIISIILGVGSSRMLYDIVPVVSFKGWPAVAQSWLMENHFWDGKITEEEVISGFYLVPACSYKGKKDNEWRLSFARSEVQLKKCISSSLMQAYQACKAIIIKLLSRPKAISPYHLRSMMLWACDRLPANYLAQEDYAAHFLLGLIDDLQHCLVNKMCPNYFIPQCNMLEHLSEETVMLHARKLSSVRSDPAEHLRTAIEHVKAANRLTLELQRRGSTTSIPSPQSDGGDPNQPDDRLAKKLQQLVTENPGKSISVFINPDDVTRPHFRIDDKFF; this comes from the coding sequence gaatGGTGCAAAAGCTGGACCAAAAACTTCCAGTGGCCAATGAGTACCTGTTGCTCTCTGGGGGAGTCCGGGAAGGCGTGGTGGACCTGGACTTAGATGAGCTTAATGTCTATGCCCGGGGGACAGACTATGATATGGACTTCACTCTTCTGGTGCCAGCCCTTAAGCTGCACGACCGTAATCAGCCTGTGACACTCGATATGCGCCACTCAGCCTTGTGCCACTCCTGGCTGAGCCTCCGGCTCTTTGATGAGGGGACAATCAGTAAGTGGAAAGACTGCTGCACCATTGTGGATCACATCAATGGTGCCACCAACTACTTCTTCTCCCCAACCAAAGTGGCCGACTGGTTCTATGACTCCATCAGCATTGTCCTATCAGAGATCCAGAAGAAACCCCAGCGAGGGATGCCGAAGGTGGAAAAGGTAGAAAAGAACGGGACCATAATCTCCATCATCCTGGGTGTGGGGAGCAGTCGCATGTTGTATGATATTGTCCCCGTGGTATCTTTCAAAGGCTGGCCTGCAGTGGCCCAGAGCTGGCTCATGGAGAACCACTTTTGGGATGGGAAGATCACCGAGGAAGAGGTCATCAGTGGGTTTTACTTGGTGCCTGCTTGCTCCTACAAGGGCAAGAAGGACAATGAATGGCGGCTGTCCTTCGCCAGGAGCGAGGTGCAGCTGAAGAAGTGCATCTCCAGTAGCCTCATGCAGGCCTACCAGGCGTGCAAAGCCATCATCATTAAACTCCTGTCCCGGCCCAAGGCTATCAGCCCCTATCACCTGCGGAGCATGATGCTCTGGGCCTGTGACAGACTTCCTGCCAACTACTTGGCCCAAGAAGACTATGCAGCCCACTTTTTGCTGGGCCTCATTGATGACCTCCAACACTGTCTGGTCAACAAGATGTGCCCCAATTATTTCATCCCTCAGTGCAACATGCTGGAGCACCTGTCGGAGGAGACCGTCATGCTCCATGCGCGAAAGCTCTCCTCCGTCCGCTCAGACCCGGCCGAGCACTTGCGCACCGCCATCGAGCACGTCAAGGCGGCCAACCGGCTGACGCTGGAGCTCCAGAGGCGAGGGAGCACCACTAGCATCCCCTCCCCGCAGTCCGACGGAGGGGACCCCAACCAGCCCGATGACCGTTTGGCCAAAAAACTGCAACAGCTAGTGACTGAGAACCCGGGGAAGTCCATCTCTGTCTTTATTAACCCTGATGATGTCACGAGGCCCCATTTCAGAATCGATGATAAATTTTTCTGA
- the MB21D2 gene encoding nucleotidyltransferase MB21D2 isoform X2 — protein MEMQCNSVLTSLHGHQTPTLKGMVQKLDQKLPVANEYLLLSGGVREGVVDLDLDELNVYARGTDYDMDFTLLVPALKLHDRNQPVTLDMRHSALCHSWLSLRLFDEGTISKWKDCCTIVDHINGATNYFFSPTKVADWFYDSISIVLSEIQKKPQRGMPKVEKVEKNGTIISIILGVGSSRMLYDIVPVVSFKGWPAVAQSWLMENHFWDGKITEEEVISGFYLVPACSYKGKKDNEWRLSFARSEVQLKKCISSSLMQAYQACKAIIIKLLSRPKAISPYHLRSMMLWACDRLPANYLAQEDYAAHFLLGLIDDLQHCLVNKMCPNYFIPQCNMLEHLSEETVMLHARKLSSVRSDPAEHLRTAIEHVKAANRLTLELQRRGSTTSIPSPQSDGGDPNQPDDRLAKKLQQLVTENPGKSISVFINPDDVTRPHFRIDDKFF, from the coding sequence gaatGGTGCAAAAGCTGGACCAAAAACTTCCAGTGGCCAATGAGTACCTGTTGCTCTCTGGGGGAGTCCGGGAAGGCGTGGTGGACCTGGACTTAGATGAGCTTAATGTCTATGCCCGGGGGACAGACTATGATATGGACTTCACTCTTCTGGTGCCAGCCCTTAAGCTGCACGACCGTAATCAGCCTGTGACACTCGATATGCGCCACTCAGCCTTGTGCCACTCCTGGCTGAGCCTCCGGCTCTTTGATGAGGGGACAATCAGTAAGTGGAAAGACTGCTGCACCATTGTGGATCACATCAATGGTGCCACCAACTACTTCTTCTCCCCAACCAAAGTGGCCGACTGGTTCTATGACTCCATCAGCATTGTCCTATCAGAGATCCAGAAGAAACCCCAGCGAGGGATGCCGAAGGTGGAAAAGGTAGAAAAGAACGGGACCATAATCTCCATCATCCTGGGTGTGGGGAGCAGTCGCATGTTGTATGATATTGTCCCCGTGGTATCTTTCAAAGGCTGGCCTGCAGTGGCCCAGAGCTGGCTCATGGAGAACCACTTTTGGGATGGGAAGATCACCGAGGAAGAGGTCATCAGTGGGTTTTACTTGGTGCCTGCTTGCTCCTACAAGGGCAAGAAGGACAATGAATGGCGGCTGTCCTTCGCCAGGAGCGAGGTGCAGCTGAAGAAGTGCATCTCCAGTAGCCTCATGCAGGCCTACCAGGCGTGCAAAGCCATCATCATTAAACTCCTGTCCCGGCCCAAGGCTATCAGCCCCTATCACCTGCGGAGCATGATGCTCTGGGCCTGTGACAGACTTCCTGCCAACTACTTGGCCCAAGAAGACTATGCAGCCCACTTTTTGCTGGGCCTCATTGATGACCTCCAACACTGTCTGGTCAACAAGATGTGCCCCAATTATTTCATCCCTCAGTGCAACATGCTGGAGCACCTGTCGGAGGAGACCGTCATGCTCCATGCGCGAAAGCTCTCCTCCGTCCGCTCAGACCCGGCCGAGCACTTGCGCACCGCCATCGAGCACGTCAAGGCGGCCAACCGGCTGACGCTGGAGCTCCAGAGGCGAGGGAGCACCACTAGCATCCCCTCCCCGCAGTCCGACGGAGGGGACCCCAACCAGCCCGATGACCGTTTGGCCAAAAAACTGCAACAGCTAGTGACTGAGAACCCGGGGAAGTCCATCTCTGTCTTTATTAACCCTGATGATGTCACGAGGCCCCATTTCAGAATCGATGATAAATTTTTCTGA
- the MB21D2 gene encoding nucleotidyltransferase MB21D2 isoform X4, translating into MVQKLDQKLPVANEYLLLSGGVREGVVDLDLDELNVYARGTDYDMDFTLLVPALKLHDRNQPVTLDMRHSALCHSWLSLRLFDEGTISKWKDCCTIVDHINGATNYFFSPTKVADWFYDSISIVLSEIQKKPQRGMPKVEKVEKNGTIISIILGVGSSRMLYDIVPVVSFKGWPAVAQSWLMENHFWDGKITEEEVISGFYLVPACSYKGKKDNEWRLSFARSEVQLKKCISSSLMQAYQACKAIIIKLLSRPKAISPYHLRSMMLWACDRLPANYLAQEDYAAHFLLGLIDDLQHCLVNKMCPNYFIPQCNMLEHLSEETVMLHARKLSSVRSDPAEHLRTAIEHVKAANRLTLELQRRGSTTSIPSPQSDGGDPNQPDDRLAKKLQQLVTENPGKSISVFINPDDVTRPHFRIDDKFF; encoded by the coding sequence atGGTGCAAAAGCTGGACCAAAAACTTCCAGTGGCCAATGAGTACCTGTTGCTCTCTGGGGGAGTCCGGGAAGGCGTGGTGGACCTGGACTTAGATGAGCTTAATGTCTATGCCCGGGGGACAGACTATGATATGGACTTCACTCTTCTGGTGCCAGCCCTTAAGCTGCACGACCGTAATCAGCCTGTGACACTCGATATGCGCCACTCAGCCTTGTGCCACTCCTGGCTGAGCCTCCGGCTCTTTGATGAGGGGACAATCAGTAAGTGGAAAGACTGCTGCACCATTGTGGATCACATCAATGGTGCCACCAACTACTTCTTCTCCCCAACCAAAGTGGCCGACTGGTTCTATGACTCCATCAGCATTGTCCTATCAGAGATCCAGAAGAAACCCCAGCGAGGGATGCCGAAGGTGGAAAAGGTAGAAAAGAACGGGACCATAATCTCCATCATCCTGGGTGTGGGGAGCAGTCGCATGTTGTATGATATTGTCCCCGTGGTATCTTTCAAAGGCTGGCCTGCAGTGGCCCAGAGCTGGCTCATGGAGAACCACTTTTGGGATGGGAAGATCACCGAGGAAGAGGTCATCAGTGGGTTTTACTTGGTGCCTGCTTGCTCCTACAAGGGCAAGAAGGACAATGAATGGCGGCTGTCCTTCGCCAGGAGCGAGGTGCAGCTGAAGAAGTGCATCTCCAGTAGCCTCATGCAGGCCTACCAGGCGTGCAAAGCCATCATCATTAAACTCCTGTCCCGGCCCAAGGCTATCAGCCCCTATCACCTGCGGAGCATGATGCTCTGGGCCTGTGACAGACTTCCTGCCAACTACTTGGCCCAAGAAGACTATGCAGCCCACTTTTTGCTGGGCCTCATTGATGACCTCCAACACTGTCTGGTCAACAAGATGTGCCCCAATTATTTCATCCCTCAGTGCAACATGCTGGAGCACCTGTCGGAGGAGACCGTCATGCTCCATGCGCGAAAGCTCTCCTCCGTCCGCTCAGACCCGGCCGAGCACTTGCGCACCGCCATCGAGCACGTCAAGGCGGCCAACCGGCTGACGCTGGAGCTCCAGAGGCGAGGGAGCACCACTAGCATCCCCTCCCCGCAGTCCGACGGAGGGGACCCCAACCAGCCCGATGACCGTTTGGCCAAAAAACTGCAACAGCTAGTGACTGAGAACCCGGGGAAGTCCATCTCTGTCTTTATTAACCCTGATGATGTCACGAGGCCCCATTTCAGAATCGATGATAAATTTTTCTGA